A DNA window from Solanum lycopersicum chromosome 3, SLM_r2.1 contains the following coding sequences:
- the LOC101261799 gene encoding uncharacterized protein: MLLMDGEKKRKRTSIVAGDRSNDDVKPTVKEEEPPSEAEVNEFFAILRRMHMAVKYLQRNAQIQPENVNAHGSKLTASPAGVNGDATGQKRERGIVRKGDLDLNTLPDCGD, translated from the coding sequence ATGCTACTTATGGAcggagaaaagaagaggaagagaacaTCAATCGTCGCCGGAGATCGGAGTAACGATGACGTAAAACCTACTGTGAAGGAGGAGGAGCCGCCGTCAGAGGCGGAGGTTAACGAGTTCTTCGCAATTTTACGGAGGATGCACATGGCCGTAAAATATCTTCAGAGAAACGCTCAGATTCAGCCGGAAAACGTTAACGCTCACGGCAGCAAGTTAACCGCATCGCCGGCCGGTGTTAACGGAGATGCAACTGGACAGAAGAGAGAACGGGGAATCGTGAGAAAAGGTGATTTGGACCTCAACACTTTGCCGGACTGCGGAGACTAA